One window from the genome of Glycine soja cultivar W05 chromosome 12, ASM419377v2, whole genome shotgun sequence encodes:
- the LOC114378806 gene encoding uncharacterized protein LOC114378806 — MRLLSSAPEQPNNQELKQFSDWLLDIGDSKIGQANDEFSEISIPDEFLIKDYTDPIHAIVEATCPNLIHNYSNTNYLQKRVVLASKKEIVDKINNYVLSLIPNDEREYCNADSIDKSDELLNLAFGLLPPKFLNSLQTSSIPNHKLKLKVGTPIMLIRNLDQAAGLCNGTRLIITKLGSNVVESEVVTGPNIGIEHTYPE; from the coding sequence atgaggTTGTTATCAAGTGCTCCCGAGCAGCCCAACAATCAAGAGCTCAAACAATTTTCAGATTGGCTACTCGACATAGGAGATAGCAAAATTGGACAAGCTAATGATGAATTTTCTGAAATCAGCATCCCAGATGAGTTCCTTATAAAGGACTATACCGATCCTATCCACGCTATTGTTGAAGCCACGTGTCCCAACTTGATACATAACTATAGTAACACAAATTACTTGCAAAAAAGAGTTGTTCTTGCCtctaaaaaagaaattgttgacaaaataaataattatgtctTATCACTTATACCCAATGACGAAAGGGAGTATTGCAACGCGGATAGTATCGATAAATCAGACGAACTACTCAATCTTGCTTTCGGATTATTGCCACCTAAATTTCTGAATTCATTGCAAACATCAAGCATAcctaatcataaattaaaacttaaggTTGGAACTCCAATCATGCTAATACGAAATCTGGACCAAGCTGCTGGACTGTGCAATGGAACTAGGCTCATTATCACCAAACTTGGCTCTAATGTGGTTGAGTCAGAAGTCGTTACTGGGCCTAATATAGGAATAGAACATACATATCCAGAATAA
- the LOC114378805 gene encoding uncharacterized protein LOC114378805, protein MAIWEDYAIQLHDAIDKNLLLQEPLVVMLTLGKIKDATDCYCLAVETVDEIIIDAPWSYDSCPNCTTIFDPSKCGSACRSCQKTLYKLNVRMEHNRDKGNFLFGDAICIKLFGKTAAECRDELIAAGDDIKEFPPRVDEILSKTWEIYIAIFGVLPLSVTTIAIAYNPFSVAVDGVHIIDRRSQYLTVNLRHNNLMPQHEVVFYYQPNQGIQLTEKETIHLCLTEIGNMLQANRRSLRDFPSMPYPIGYAPNQHHNKLIHNEMAYDKQMLVAEFNRTYHLLIDEQKSIVDTIIRVVDTQSTGVYFLYGYGGTGKTFVWTTLSSAIRSNGGIICTVASSGIASLLLPGGQTAHSKFAIPVPATQNSTCNIHQDSELAELLKVTKLIVWDEAPMCYKFAFEALDKSLKDIMHNNLPFGSKIVVFSGDF, encoded by the exons atggctattTGGGAGGACTATGCTATTCAACTTCATGATGCTATTGACAAAAACCTTTTGCTTCAGGAACCATTGGTTGTTATGTTGACCCTGGGTAAAATCAAGGATGCTACAG ATTGTTACTGCTTGGCTGTTGAGACAGTTGATGAAATCATCATTGATGCTCCATGGAGTTATGACAGTTGTCCTAACTGTACCACCATATTTGATCCATCGAAATGTGGCTCAGCTTGCCGTTCTTGCCAAAAAACACT GTATAAGTTAAATGTTAGGATGGAGCATAATAGGGACAAAGGAAACTTCCTTTTCGGGGATGCAATATGTATCAAGCTATTTGGTAAGACTGCTGCCGAATGTCGAGATGAATTGATAGCG GCTGGGGACGATATTAAGGAGTTTCCACCCCGTGTTGATGAAATTCTATCTAAAACTTGG GAAATTTATATAGCAATTTTCGGGGTTCTGCCTTTGTCAGTGACCACAATAGCTATAGCTTACAATCCTTTCTCTGTTGCAG TAGATGGTGTGCATATCATTGATCGCAGATCTCAATATCTTACTGTTAACCTGAGGCACAACAACCTGATGCCTCAACATGAGGTTGTCTTTTATTACCAGCCAAACCAAG GTATCCAGCTTACTGAAAAAGAAACAATTCATTTATGCTTGACTGAGATTGGGAATATGCTACAAGCTAACAGAAGAAGCCTGCGAGATTTTCCATCCATGCCATACCCAATAGGATATGCACCCAACCAACACCATAATAAACTCATCCACAATGAAATGGCATATGACAAACAAATGCTAGTAGCAGAATTCAACAGAACATACCATTTGCTCATAG ATGAGCAAAAATCTATTGTTGATACCATTATCCGTGTAGTTGACACTCAATCAACTGGAGTTTACTTCCTCTATGGATATGGTGGAACTGGCAAAACATTTGTTTGGACAACCTTATCATCTGCTATACGCTCCAATGGTGGAATTATTTGTACAGTTGCTTCAAGTGGAATTGCTTCATTACTATTACCTGGTGGTCAGACAGCACATTCCAAATTTGCTATACCAGTGCCTGCAACACAGAATTCAACATGCAATATTCATCAAGACAGCGAGTTAGCTGAATTATTGAAGGTTACAAAACTAATAGTCTGGGATGAAGCTCCAATGTGTTACAAATTCGCTTTTGAGGCACTAGATAAAAGCCTTAAAGACATCATGCACAACAATCTGCCTTTTGGAAGCAAAATTGTAGTTTTCAGTGGTGATTTCTGA
- the LOC114378629 gene encoding UDP-glycosyltransferase 79B30-like, whose product MDADAAPLHIAMYPWFAMGHLTPFLHLANKLAKRGHKISFFIPRRTQAKLEDLNLHPNLITFVPINVPHVDGLPYDAETTSDVPSSLFPLIATAMDLTEKNIELLLLDLKPHIVLFDFSTYWLPNLARRIGIKSLQYWIISPATVGYMASPARQREDDMRKPPSGFPDCSIKLHAHEVRFLAAARKLEFGNGVLFYDRISVGADLSDAIGFKGCREIEGPYVDYLETQFGKPVLLTGPLVPEPSNSTLDAKWGEWLGRFKAGSVIYIAFGSEHSLQQNQLNELLLGLELTGMPFFAALKPPIEFESIEKALPKGFKERVQERGVVYGGWVQQQLILAHPSVGCFITHCGGASLTEALVNRCQLVLLPRLGSDFIINARTMGGKLRVGVEVEKGEEDGLFTKESVCKAVKTVMDDEIDQLGREVRANHNKVRSLLLSNNFESSCVDAFSHRLQDLV is encoded by the coding sequence ATGGATGCAGATGCAGCTCCTTTGCACATAGCAATGTATCCATGGTTTGCTATGGGGCACCTCACCCCATTTCTCCACCTTGCCAACAAGTTAGCCAAAAGGGGACACAAAATCTCCTTCTTCATACCCAGAAGAACACAAGCCAAGTTAGAAGACCTCAATCTTCACCCAAACCTCATCACCTTTGTCCCCATCAATGTTCCTCACGTTGATGGTCTTCCTTATGATGCAGAAACCACTTCAGATGTTCCCTCCTCTTTGTTCCCACTCATTGCCACTGCCATGGACCTCACAGAGAAAAACATTGAACTTCTCCTCCTTGATCTCAAACCACACATCGTTTTGTTCGATTTTTCCACATATTGGCTACCAAACTTGGCTCGTAGAATAGGAATAAAGTCTCTTCAGTACTGGATTATTAGCCCTGCAACAGTAGGGTACATGGCATCCCCAGCTAGACAAAGAGAAGATGACATGAGAAAGCCACCTTCAGGGTTCCCTGATTGTTCCATCAAGCTGCATGCACATGAAGTTCGGTTCCTTGCTGCAGCAAGGAAACTAGAGTTTGGCAATGGTGTTCTTTTCTATGATCGTATCTCAGTTGGTGCAGATTTGTCTGATGCTATTGGATTCAAAGGTTGTAGAGAAATTGAAGGGCCTTATGTGGACTATCTAGAGACACAATTTGGTAAGCCCGTTTTGCTTACAGGTCCTCTTGTGCCCGAGCCATCAAATTCAACTTTGGACGCAAAATGGGGTGAATGGCTTGGTAGATTCAAAGCTGGTTCAGTGATTTACATTGCATTTGGAAGTGAACACTCTTTGCAGCAAAACCAATTGAATGAGTTGTTGTTGGGTCTTGAGCTAACAGGAATGCCATTTTTTGCAGCACTTAAGCCCCCTATTGAGTTTGAGTCCATTGAGAAAGCTCTCCCAAAAGGGTTCAAAGAAAGGGTTCAAGAAAGAGGGGTTGTGTATGGGGGGTGGGTGCAGCAACAGTTGATCTTGGCACACCCTTCTGTTGGGTGCTTCATAACTCACTGTGGTGGAGCTTCTCTAACTGAGGCACTTGTGAACCGGTGTCAGTTGGTGCTGTTGCCACGACTTGGTTCCGATTTCATCATCAATGCAAGAACCATGGGGGGAAAATTGAGGGTTGGTGTGGAAGTTGAGAAAGGGGAAGAAGATGGTTTGTTCACAAAGGAAAGTGTGTGTAAAGCTGTGAAAACTGTGATGGATGATGAGATTGATCAGCTTGGCAGAGAAGTCAGAGCAAATCACAACAAAGTGAGGAGCCTCTTGCTAAGTAACAATTTCGAGTCATCTTGTGTAGATGCTTTCAGCCACAGGCTTCAGGATTTAGTCTAA